CTACAACCTCCGTTTAACCTAGCATCATCCCCGGTTCACCCCACGCTCCTGTGACCGGATCGACACGGGTACCGAATACTCACCCTCCCAGTAGATTTCGCGCGCGTCGACACACGAGAACGGCGGGCCCCGAAATTCGGGGCCCGCCGTGGGGAGTCGGATCAGAGGTCGGCGATCGCTGCCAGCGGTGGCGTGCGTGCCGCTCGGATGCCGGGCCAGAGCGCGGCCAGCACACCCACCACCCCCGAGCTGATCAGGACGAGCACCAGCTGCGACCACGGGATCGCGATCTGGTCGAGTCCGAGATCGCGCAACGTCCGCAGGAAGCCCACGCCCAGACCCAAACCCAGCAGCATGCCGACGATCGCGCCGAACACGGCGATCAACATCGACTCCAGGTAGATGGTCCGGCGCACCTGCGCCCGCTGCATGCCGACGGCGCGCAACATGCCGATCTCCCGCCTGCGCTCCACCACCGACAACGCCAAGGTGTTGACGATGCCGAGGATCGCGATCACCACCGCCAGGGCGAGCAGCCCGTACAGAATGGCGAGCAGCGTGTTGATCTGTTTGCCCTGCGCGCCTTTGAATTGCTCGTGATCCTGCACCTGGACCACCGGGAACGGCTCGGCCGCTCGCTCCAGATCCATGCGCATCTGTGCCAGATCCGCGCCCGGCTGCGCGGTGACCAGCACGACCACATTGCTCTGGAAGCTGACCGGCACCACGTCCTTGTAGATCGCGGGCGACACCACCAGCGCGCCGAGCAGCGGGGTCTTGCGGTAGACGCCGGTGACGGTCAGCGGCACCTTCTTGCCGTCGAAGCTGGTGAGCGTGACCTCCTGGCCCACCTTCCAGCCGCGTTCGTCGGCCTCGTCCTCGGACACCAGCATGTCCTTGTCACCGAGCGTGTCGGTGCCGCGCAGGATCTCGTAGTTCAACGCCCGATCGAGCCTGCCGTCCGGTGACGTACCGCCGATCTGGTCGTCCTCGCCCAGTTTGAAGCCGACGCCACGGATCCCGATCACGTCCGCCACATTGGGCACCGACTTGCGCACCGCCTCGGCCGCCCCGAAGGGCACACCGATGAACTGCTGGCTGGACAGCACGTATTCGGACTTCACACCCTTGTCCACCAGCACGCCGACACTCGCCTTCGCCGAGGCGCCGAGCATGCCGATCGCGGTCACCAGCATCAAGCCCAGGGTGAGCGCGAAAGCCGTTGCGGCCGTGCGCCGCGGATTGCGCGCGGCGTTGTTGCGCGCCATCCGGCCGATCGGCCCGAACGGCCGCACGAACGCGCCGAGCCCGGCGACCACCGGCCGCGACAGCGCGGGCGCACACAGCAGCACCGCGAGAATCAGGGCGAGCGCGCCGATCCCGACGGTCAGCGCGGCGTTGCCGCCGGTGGACTGCGCGCCGAGCACGACAAGGACGGTCCCGGCCACCGCGAGCAGCGCGCCGACCAGCGTCCGTACCCGCAACGAGTCACCGGCCGAAGCGAATTCCTCGCGCATCGCCTCCACCGGCGGAATCTTCGCGGCGCGGCGCGCGGGCGCGTAAGCGCTGACCATCGTCACCGCGAGGCCGACCAGCAACCCGACCCCGATGGTGCGCGGCAGCACCGCCATCGAACCGGTCGGCAGGCCGAGATCGAACGCGTTGAGCACCCCGGCCAACCCGTACGCCAGCCCGATACCGCCCGCCAAACCCAGTGCGCTGCCGATCAATCCGATGACGAACGCCTCCGCGACCACGGACCGGCCCACCTGCTGCCTGCTCGCCCCGACCGCGCGCAACAGCGCGAGTTCGCGCAGCCGCTGGGCCACGATCATGGAGAAGGTGTTGTAGATGATGAACGTGCCGACGATCAGCGCGATCGCGCCGAAGGCGAGCAGGAAGTAGTTGATGAAGTTGAGCGCGTTCGAGATCTCCTTCTTCAGGTCCTCGCGCACCTGATCGCCGTTCTGCACTTTGAGGCTCGGCAGCGCCTTGGCCAGGTTGTCGCGCAGTTCGTCGCCGGGGATGCCGGTGGCCGCGATATCCACGTAGGCCACGTGCAGTCCGTCGGTGAACAGCTTGCGCGCCTGGGTGTCTTCGAACAGCAGGCTGATCAAACCGCCGGTGTCCGAAGGCATCTGGTAGAGGCCGGTGACCGTGACGTCGATCGGATCGCGCGCGGACGGAACCAGGATCTTGGTGCGGTCGCCGACCTTCAGCCCGGCCCGCTCCGCGCCACCGGCGTTGATCGCGATCTCCCCGGGCTGGGTGGGCGGCACCCCGGCGACGAACTTGTTCGGCTCCGCGACCGCCTTCTCCGGCGGTACGTACGACTGACCGAACGT
This genomic stretch from Nocardia brasiliensis ATCC 700358 harbors:
- a CDS encoding ABC transporter permease, encoding MAASPMRKVALRNLAAHKVRLALTLLSVVLGTAFIAGSFVFTDTLQRTFDGIFAGQAKGVDVRVSPKERQGLGVPNNIVDELAKYPGVRTIAPSVNGVLVLLTPDGKKAVQTGGAPTFGQSYVPPEKAVAEPNKFVAGVPPTQPGEIAINAGGAERAGLKVGDRTKILVPSARDPIDVTVTGLYQMPSDTGGLISLLFEDTQARKLFTDGLHVAYVDIAATGIPGDELRDNLAKALPSLKVQNGDQVREDLKKEISNALNFINYFLLAFGAIALIVGTFIIYNTFSMIVAQRLRELALLRAVGASRQQVGRSVVAEAFVIGLIGSALGLAGGIGLAYGLAGVLNAFDLGLPTGSMAVLPRTIGVGLLVGLAVTMVSAYAPARRAAKIPPVEAMREEFASAGDSLRVRTLVGALLAVAGTVLVVLGAQSTGGNAALTVGIGALALILAVLLCAPALSRPVVAGLGAFVRPFGPIGRMARNNAARNPRRTAATAFALTLGLMLVTAIGMLGASAKASVGVLVDKGVKSEYVLSSQQFIGVPFGAAEAVRKSVPNVADVIGIRGVGFKLGEDDQIGGTSPDGRLDRALNYEILRGTDTLGDKDMLVSEDEADERGWKVGQEVTLTSFDGKKVPLTVTGVYRKTPLLGALVVSPAIYKDVVPVSFQSNVVVLVTAQPGADLAQMRMDLERAAEPFPVVQVQDHEQFKGAQGKQINTLLAILYGLLALAVVIAILGIVNTLALSVVERRREIGMLRAVGMQRAQVRRTIYLESMLIAVFGAIVGMLLGLGLGVGFLRTLRDLGLDQIAIPWSQLVLVLISSGVVGVLAALWPGIRAARTPPLAAIADL